One Syntrophaceae bacterium DNA window includes the following coding sequences:
- the eno gene encoding phosphopyruvate hydratase: protein MSEIIRVHAREILDSRGNPTIEAEVMLLSGIIGRAAVPSGASTGEREAVELRDGNKSRYLGKGVQKAVQNVIQKIGPELVGMDVFQQRRIDQAMIELDGTENKRVLGANAILAVSLACAKAAAQRLGMPLYRYIGGVSAREIPLPHVNILNGGVHAPNNVDLQEFMIMPVGARSFREGIRMCAEVFHRLREVLRAKGYNTAVGDEGGFAPDLKSNEEALVLIVEAIKKAGYEPGGNVCIALDPAASSFYRKGKYILAAEKKPEKTAEEMVQFYAGLIRKYPILSIEDGLAEGDWDGWKLMTDELGKKIQIVGDDIFVTNKKIVEKGIRQGIANSVLIKLNQIGTLSETLETIETAKTAGYTTVVSHRSGETEDTAMADVAVAMNCGQIKSGSTSRSERLAKYNRLLRIEEELGTAAVYRGRKALYSVKPA, encoded by the coding sequence ATGAGCGAAATCATCCGGGTACATGCGCGGGAGATCCTCGATTCGAGGGGCAACCCCACGATCGAGGCGGAGGTCATGCTGTTGTCGGGCATCATCGGGAGGGCGGCGGTGCCCTCGGGGGCCTCCACGGGGGAGCGCGAGGCCGTGGAGCTGCGGGACGGCAACAAGAGCCGCTATCTCGGCAAGGGCGTCCAGAAGGCGGTGCAAAACGTCATCCAGAAGATCGGCCCCGAGCTCGTGGGGATGGACGTCTTCCAGCAGCGACGGATCGACCAGGCGATGATCGAGCTCGACGGGACGGAGAACAAGCGCGTCCTCGGGGCCAACGCCATCCTCGCCGTGTCGCTGGCCTGCGCGAAGGCCGCCGCACAGAGGCTGGGAATGCCCCTGTACCGCTACATCGGCGGCGTCTCGGCGAGGGAAATCCCCCTGCCGCACGTCAACATCCTCAACGGCGGCGTGCACGCCCCCAACAACGTGGATCTCCAGGAGTTCATGATCATGCCCGTGGGGGCCCGGAGCTTCCGCGAGGGGATCCGGATGTGCGCCGAGGTCTTCCACCGCCTGCGCGAGGTCCTCAGGGCCAAGGGCTACAACACGGCCGTGGGGGACGAGGGAGGGTTCGCGCCTGACCTGAAATCCAACGAGGAGGCCCTCGTCCTCATCGTCGAGGCGATCAAGAAGGCCGGATACGAGCCCGGCGGCAACGTCTGCATCGCGCTGGACCCGGCGGCCAGCTCTTTCTACCGGAAGGGCAAGTACATCCTGGCGGCCGAGAAGAAGCCCGAAAAGACCGCCGAGGAGATGGTGCAATTCTACGCCGGCCTCATCCGGAAGTACCCCATCCTCTCCATCGAGGACGGTCTCGCGGAGGGAGACTGGGACGGCTGGAAGCTCATGACGGATGAGCTGGGGAAGAAGATCCAGATCGTGGGCGACGACATCTTCGTGACGAACAAGAAGATCGTCGAGAAGGGAATCCGGCAGGGCATCGCCAACTCGGTGCTGATCAAGCTCAACCAGATCGGCACGCTGTCGGAAACCCTCGAGACGATCGAGACGGCCAAGACGGCGGGCTACACCACCGTCGTCTCCCACCGCTCGGGCGAGACCGAGGACACGGCCATGGCCGACGTGGCCGTGGCCATGAACTGCGGGCAGATCAAGAGCGGCTCCACCTCCCGCAGCGAGCGCCTGGCGAAGTACAACCGCCTGCTGCGCATCGAGGAGGAACTCGGGACGGCCGCGGTCTACCGGGGACGCAAGGCGCTGTACAGCGTGAAGCCGGCATAG